The following proteins are co-located in the Microbacterium sp. SORGH_AS_0888 genome:
- a CDS encoding ABC transporter substrate-binding protein, with product MIRLRTPFARTLAAAAAVAASVLALAGCAGGSGGSPSDSSLEPVDYQLSWLKITQFGGFFAADAQGFYAAEGIKPAFTAGGSNILAWQQITNGAALLGDEDNTLFLQAVESGADLVAIGTVFQKSPMAIMSLSSAPITKAADLAGKTIAYPENGIDQLKSTLSANGVDVSTVTIVPGGSDPTQLVTGQVQGYGGYATSQGASLEQQGLKVQYLYLDDLGVPSYGNIIVTTRKNLEEHRDLLKRFMTASVKGYEWINANPADGAAIVVDDVNPTGGLDLATETKTAEIQAPLIESPTGVLRLDADKMQKIIDSLVAAGTLSKPLKAADVIDTSVLDDVYGSSTSLLK from the coding sequence ATGATCCGCCTTCGCACACCCTTCGCCCGAACCCTCGCGGCGGCCGCGGCGGTCGCCGCATCCGTGCTCGCCCTCGCCGGCTGCGCCGGCGGCTCGGGCGGCTCCCCGTCCGACAGCTCGCTCGAGCCCGTCGACTACCAGCTCAGCTGGCTCAAGATCACCCAGTTCGGCGGCTTCTTCGCCGCCGACGCGCAGGGCTTCTACGCCGCGGAGGGCATCAAGCCCGCCTTCACCGCCGGCGGCTCCAACATCCTCGCCTGGCAGCAGATCACCAACGGCGCCGCGCTCCTCGGCGACGAGGACAACACGCTGTTCCTGCAGGCCGTCGAGAGCGGCGCCGACCTCGTCGCCATCGGCACGGTGTTCCAGAAGTCGCCCATGGCGATCATGAGCCTCTCGAGCGCGCCCATCACCAAGGCCGCCGACCTCGCGGGCAAGACCATCGCCTACCCGGAGAACGGCATCGACCAGCTCAAGAGCACCCTGAGCGCCAACGGCGTGGATGTCTCCACCGTCACGATCGTGCCCGGCGGCTCCGACCCGACGCAGCTGGTCACCGGCCAGGTGCAGGGGTACGGCGGCTACGCCACCTCACAGGGAGCATCGCTCGAGCAGCAGGGCCTCAAGGTGCAGTACCTCTACCTCGACGACCTCGGCGTGCCGAGCTACGGCAACATCATCGTCACGACCCGCAAGAACCTCGAGGAGCACCGCGACCTCCTGAAGCGGTTCATGACCGCGTCGGTCAAGGGCTACGAGTGGATCAACGCCAACCCGGCCGACGGCGCCGCGATCGTCGTCGACGACGTCAACCCGACCGGCGGCCTCGACCTCGCCACCGAGACCAAGACGGCCGAGATCCAGGCGCCCCTGATCGAGTCGCCGACGGGCGTGCTGCGCCTCGACGCCGACAAGATGCAGAAGATCATCGACTCCCTCGTCGCCGCCGGCACCCTCAGCAAGCCGCTCAAGGCCGCCGACGTCATCGACACCTCGGTGCTCGACGACGTCTACGGCAGCTCCACGTCACTGCTGAAGTGA
- a CDS encoding amidohydrolase family protein: protein MIIDAYNNIWEASGTSDYLTSESFTPDTMIAHMDEAGVDMAVGCSLGQSIDNPYIASVVAAYPDRIIGFGQVNPRVAGAVESLRECARLGLKGIKLHPTLHGYHFADHGLLDPIFQAASEEGLALLVNALDDPWCAPLSIEEISRNFPDAPVLIAHMGTVWNVTEALIVSERNPHIYLETSSTQLLEVQMAYKRVGPEKIVMGTDWPGSAFVLERAKIARAIPDAADRALVEGENLARILRLGLA from the coding sequence ATGATCATCGACGCGTACAACAACATCTGGGAGGCCTCCGGCACCTCGGACTACCTCACCTCCGAGTCGTTCACGCCGGACACGATGATCGCCCACATGGACGAGGCCGGCGTCGACATGGCCGTCGGCTGCTCGCTGGGCCAGAGCATCGACAACCCCTACATCGCCTCCGTCGTCGCGGCGTACCCCGACCGCATCATCGGCTTCGGGCAGGTCAACCCCCGCGTCGCCGGCGCCGTCGAGTCGCTGCGCGAATGCGCCCGCCTCGGCCTCAAGGGCATCAAGCTCCACCCGACCCTCCACGGCTACCACTTCGCCGACCACGGCCTGCTCGACCCGATCTTCCAGGCGGCGAGCGAGGAGGGCCTCGCACTCCTCGTCAACGCGCTCGACGACCCGTGGTGCGCGCCCCTGTCGATCGAGGAGATCTCCCGCAACTTCCCCGACGCGCCCGTGCTCATCGCGCACATGGGCACCGTCTGGAACGTCACCGAGGCGCTCATCGTCTCCGAGCGCAACCCGCACATCTACCTCGAGACCTCCAGCACGCAGCTCCTCGAGGTGCAGATGGCCTACAAGCGGGTCGGCCCCGAGAAGATCGTCATGGGCACCGACTGGCCGGGCAGCGCCTTCGTCCTCGAACGCGCCAAGATCGCCCGCGCCATCCCCGACGCGGCCGACCGTGCGCTCGTCGAGGGCGAGAACCTCGCCCGCATCCTCCGGCTGGGGCTCGCATGA
- a CDS encoding ABC transporter ATP-binding protein: MSVAADTRGEIVVDAVDKEFPVKGGTYTALKDVSFRIPEGGFATLLGPSGCGKSTLLRIIADVIPATRGVVDLFGRTPTQARTDAQFGFVFQDPVLLPWRSALANVELPLQVRGVARAERRERAMDMLQLVGLEGFEHHQPAKLSGGMARRVAIARALIEQPRVLFLDEPFNGLDELRRRQMNAEVQRIWEATGTTAILVTHNVSEAVFLSDVVFVMGRNPGRVVATREIDLPRPRTLDAMTEPDFVAYEKELTALLSRSYEGADE, translated from the coding sequence ATGAGCGTCGCCGCCGACACCCGCGGCGAGATCGTCGTCGACGCCGTCGACAAGGAGTTCCCCGTCAAGGGCGGCACCTACACGGCCCTCAAAGACGTCTCCTTCCGCATCCCCGAGGGCGGCTTCGCGACGCTCCTCGGGCCCTCCGGATGCGGCAAGTCCACCCTGCTGCGCATCATCGCCGACGTGATCCCCGCCACCCGCGGCGTCGTCGACCTGTTCGGCCGCACCCCCACCCAGGCCCGCACCGACGCGCAGTTCGGCTTCGTGTTCCAGGACCCCGTGCTGCTGCCGTGGCGGTCGGCGCTGGCGAACGTCGAGCTGCCGCTGCAGGTGCGCGGCGTCGCCCGCGCCGAACGGCGCGAGCGGGCGATGGACATGCTGCAGCTCGTCGGCCTCGAGGGCTTCGAGCACCACCAGCCCGCCAAGCTCTCCGGCGGCATGGCCCGTCGCGTCGCGATCGCCCGCGCCCTCATCGAGCAGCCGCGGGTGCTCTTCCTCGACGAGCCGTTCAACGGCCTCGACGAGCTGCGCCGCCGGCAGATGAACGCCGAGGTGCAGCGCATCTGGGAGGCCACCGGGACCACCGCCATCCTCGTGACCCACAACGTCTCCGAGGCCGTCTTCCTCTCGGACGTCGTCTTCGTCATGGGACGCAACCCGGGACGCGTCGTCGCGACCCGCGAGATCGACCTGCCCCGGCCGCGCACCCTCGACGCGATGACCGAGCCCGACTTCGTCGCCTACGAGAAGGAGCTGACCGCCCTCCTCAGCCGTTCCTACGAGGGGGCGGACGAGTGA
- a CDS encoding ABC transporter permease, translating to MRASVRYTVVVVFYAAVLVLWQAAGQAVAAPGAVLIPPSEIVATLLARSRAIFLVSGVTLTEAGVGFAIGVASAVVLAVVVDRFRLVGDALYRLALVLYAIPVIAIAAPLTAWLGLGIAAKIAVAALAAYFPVLVNVTGALRTLDPRIEELGRVLAIGYTRRLVSLRAPAILPALLSSFKIAAPAAFIGALIAEWMGAESGLGVMLLQSMFSFNVPLLWTVLLVTTALNGLIVLLFSILERVSVPWHGVARGGTA from the coding sequence GTGAGAGCCTCCGTGCGCTACACGGTGGTCGTCGTCTTCTACGCCGCCGTCCTCGTGCTCTGGCAGGCCGCAGGCCAGGCCGTCGCCGCGCCCGGCGCCGTGCTGATACCGCCGTCCGAGATCGTCGCGACCCTCCTCGCCCGCAGCCGGGCCATCTTCCTGGTGTCCGGCGTCACGCTGACGGAGGCGGGCGTGGGCTTCGCGATCGGGGTCGCCTCGGCCGTCGTGCTCGCCGTGGTCGTCGACCGGTTCCGGCTCGTCGGCGACGCGCTCTACCGGCTCGCGCTCGTGCTCTACGCGATCCCCGTCATCGCGATCGCCGCGCCCCTCACCGCGTGGCTCGGCCTGGGCATCGCCGCCAAGATCGCCGTCGCCGCGCTCGCCGCCTACTTCCCCGTGCTCGTGAACGTGACCGGCGCCCTCCGCACCCTCGACCCGCGCATCGAGGAGCTCGGCCGTGTGCTCGCCATCGGCTACACGCGACGGCTCGTCTCGCTCCGCGCCCCCGCCATCCTCCCGGCGCTCCTCTCCTCCTTCAAGATCGCCGCACCCGCCGCGTTCATCGGCGCGCTCATCGCCGAGTGGATGGGCGCCGAGAGCGGACTGGGCGTCATGCTCCTCCAGTCGATGTTCTCCTTCAACGTGCCGCTGCTGTGGACGGTGCTGCTGGTGACCACCGCCCTCAACGGCCTCATCGTGCTGCTGTTCTCGATCCTCGAACGGGTCAGCGTCCCGTGGCACGGCGTCGCCCGGGGAGGAACGGCATGA
- a CDS encoding ABC transporter permease: protein MSVLRTAAGRARAPRLAGGRQNLVTVAVVLAVLVLWQVGVTVAGTSVTVLPGPLAIATQADWGTVLQAAGVTVLSTFLGFLVGNLVGLVLAVVITASRLLSDLVFPLAVFVRSIPIVALAPFLILAFGRGPAASTAVAALIVFFPTLINVILGLRSVPAEAIELTRVINASALFQYVHVRIPFALPAFVSALKISAPSAVLGVMTAEWIVGGAGLGRLVVQSWLTLEVPTMWAGVVLSAVVAWLLFSAVSLTERLLLGWAVRT from the coding sequence ATGAGCGTCCTGCGCACCGCCGCGGGCCGCGCCCGCGCGCCCCGCCTCGCCGGCGGCCGCCAGAACCTCGTGACCGTCGCGGTCGTGCTCGCCGTGCTCGTGCTGTGGCAGGTGGGCGTCACCGTCGCCGGCACCTCGGTCACGGTCCTTCCCGGGCCGCTCGCGATCGCGACGCAGGCCGACTGGGGCACGGTGCTGCAGGCGGCTGGCGTCACGGTGCTCTCGACCTTCCTCGGCTTCCTCGTCGGCAACCTCGTCGGCCTCGTGCTCGCCGTCGTCATCACCGCGTCGCGGCTGCTGTCGGACCTCGTCTTCCCGCTGGCCGTGTTCGTGCGCTCGATCCCGATCGTGGCGCTGGCCCCCTTCCTCATCCTCGCGTTCGGCCGCGGCCCCGCCGCCTCCACCGCCGTCGCCGCCCTCATCGTCTTCTTCCCGACCCTCATCAACGTGATCCTGGGGCTCCGCTCGGTGCCCGCCGAGGCGATCGAGCTGACCCGCGTGATCAACGCCTCGGCGCTGTTCCAGTACGTCCACGTGCGCATCCCGTTCGCGCTGCCCGCCTTCGTCAGCGCGCTCAAGATCTCGGCGCCGAGCGCCGTTCTCGGCGTCATGACCGCGGAGTGGATCGTCGGCGGCGCCGGCCTCGGACGCCTCGTCGTGCAGTCCTGGCTCACCCTCGAGGTGCCGACCATGTGGGCGGGCGTCGTGCTCTCCGCGGTCGTCGCGTGGCTGCTGTTCAGCGCCGTGAGCCTGACCGAGCGGCTCCTTCTCGGCTGGGCGGTGCGCACATGA
- a CDS encoding amidohydrolase family protein — protein sequence MTGVLLRADAVLTAHDGELLHDAGVLIAAGRIVAVGPVAELARRAVRVIDAGGVLMPGMVDAHSHLRGMPLTAQGIDPAPLEAWICALSAMTALPTRDDVLVATGDLLQTGVTTVQGMLHTFADAAEYAQLCADAADGAVASGIRAVLITGFTDRAERAPEPAEGAWALPEPVTHALDVDDFVRLDVGAPHPRISWGTGPVAAQWAGDHALAAIRDAAGDRRIHTHLHESPLQRTWLRGLPAPIDRLDAAGLLGERTSAAHAVHLTDAELRRVRDSGAALVHCPVSNRDLRVGSARVARWRRLGIPAALGIDSQGDGAPDMFDVMREALHTASVLGEPLEPADVLAMATTGGAAAVGDPRLGRLVPGAPADIVGLNLPAAADLAAQIDTIVAHGSRADVRHVWVDGRAVVLEWLAVADVKGARARLTTELDRDTAARAARLRALRPIVDAVTALAAVDS from the coding sequence ATGACCGGTGTCCTCCTCCGCGCGGACGCCGTGCTCACGGCGCACGACGGCGAGCTGCTGCACGACGCCGGGGTGCTGATCGCGGCGGGCAGGATCGTCGCCGTCGGTCCCGTCGCCGAGCTCGCCCGGCGCGCCGTCCGGGTCATCGACGCCGGCGGGGTGCTCATGCCGGGCATGGTCGACGCCCACTCCCACCTGCGCGGCATGCCGCTGACCGCGCAGGGCATCGATCCCGCGCCCCTCGAGGCCTGGATCTGCGCGCTCTCCGCCATGACCGCGCTCCCCACCCGCGACGACGTGCTCGTCGCCACCGGCGACCTGCTCCAGACCGGGGTCACGACGGTGCAGGGCATGCTGCACACCTTCGCCGACGCCGCCGAGTACGCGCAGCTGTGCGCTGATGCGGCCGACGGCGCCGTCGCCTCCGGCATCCGCGCCGTGCTCATCACCGGGTTCACCGACCGCGCCGAACGCGCCCCCGAGCCCGCCGAGGGCGCCTGGGCGCTCCCCGAGCCCGTGACCCACGCGCTCGACGTCGACGACTTCGTCCGGCTCGACGTCGGCGCTCCGCATCCCCGCATCAGCTGGGGAACGGGTCCGGTCGCCGCGCAGTGGGCGGGCGACCACGCGCTCGCCGCGATCCGGGATGCCGCCGGGGACCGCCGCATCCACACCCACCTGCACGAGAGCCCGCTCCAGCGCACCTGGCTGCGGGGACTGCCGGCACCGATCGACCGCCTCGACGCGGCGGGCCTGCTCGGCGAGCGCACCTCGGCCGCGCATGCCGTGCACCTGACCGACGCCGAGCTCCGCCGGGTCCGCGACTCCGGCGCCGCGCTCGTGCACTGCCCGGTGTCCAACCGCGACCTCCGTGTCGGGTCGGCACGGGTCGCCCGATGGCGGAGGCTCGGCATCCCGGCGGCCCTCGGCATCGACAGCCAGGGCGACGGGGCGCCCGACATGTTCGACGTCATGCGCGAGGCGCTGCACACCGCGAGCGTCCTCGGCGAGCCGCTCGAGCCCGCCGACGTGCTCGCGATGGCGACGACCGGCGGCGCGGCCGCCGTGGGAGATCCCCGGCTCGGCCGGCTCGTGCCCGGCGCCCCCGCCGACATCGTCGGGCTCAACCTGCCCGCGGCGGCCGACCTCGCCGCGCAGATCGACACGATCGTGGCGCACGGCTCGCGCGCCGACGTGCGCCACGTCTGGGTCGACGGGCGTGCGGTCGTCCTCGAGTGGCTCGCGGTCGCCGACGTCAAGGGCGCACGGGCGCGTCTGACCACAGAGCTCGACCGCGACACCGCCGCGCGTGCGGCACGCCTGCGGGCGCTCCGCCCGATCGTGGACGCGGTCACGGCGCTCGCGGCGGTGGACTCGTGA
- a CDS encoding SMP-30/gluconolactonase/LRE family protein, whose protein sequence is MIPAEPWARGAASLGEAPRLLRDGTLRWTDLLEGIVFTRDAAGAAHPVDIYPGETVSALLPLADGRIALALRRRIVVLDAGRIVDVIGPELPSGFRYSDGIAGPSGHLWVGVVSDGGRTAPGWLLRIGGAGTTTVREGIGFANGIGFSVDGTRLFHVDSAAGSIVVFAHDPRTGALGASHTLYRHTAPGALDGLAVDAHDRLWVAVFGGSRVLRIETGGAGAGTVTDHVELAARRVTSCCFGAADDLYITTARVDATAQELAAEPLAGSVFLARVGCAGAPRHEGRLPA, encoded by the coding sequence GTGATCCCGGCGGAGCCGTGGGCACGGGGCGCCGCGTCGCTCGGCGAGGCCCCGCGGCTGCTGCGCGACGGAACGCTGCGGTGGACCGACCTGCTCGAGGGCATCGTGTTCACCCGTGACGCGGCGGGCGCGGCGCACCCCGTCGACATCTACCCGGGGGAGACGGTCAGTGCCCTCCTCCCGCTCGCCGACGGCCGCATCGCGCTCGCCCTGCGTCGCCGCATCGTCGTGCTCGACGCCGGCCGCATCGTCGACGTGATCGGCCCCGAGCTGCCCTCCGGCTTCCGCTACTCCGACGGCATCGCCGGGCCGAGCGGGCACCTCTGGGTCGGCGTCGTGTCCGACGGGGGCCGCACCGCGCCCGGGTGGCTCCTGCGCATCGGGGGCGCCGGGACGACGACCGTGCGCGAGGGCATCGGCTTCGCCAACGGCATCGGCTTCTCGGTCGACGGCACGCGGCTGTTCCACGTGGACTCGGCGGCGGGGTCGATCGTCGTCTTCGCGCACGACCCGCGCACGGGTGCGCTCGGCGCCTCGCACACCCTCTACCGGCACACTGCCCCCGGAGCCCTCGACGGTCTGGCCGTCGACGCGCACGACCGGCTGTGGGTCGCGGTCTTCGGCGGCTCCCGCGTGCTCCGCATCGAGACCGGCGGAGCGGGCGCCGGCACCGTCACGGACCACGTGGAGCTCGCCGCGCGCCGCGTGACGAGCTGCTGCTTCGGCGCCGCCGACGACCTCTACATCACGACCGCGCGCGTGGACGCCACCGCGCAGGAGCTGGCAGCGGAACCGCTCGCGGGCTCGGTGTTCCTCGCCCGGGTGGGCTGCGCCGGCGCTCCGCGACACGAAGGGAGACTCCCCGCATGA
- a CDS encoding gamma-glutamyltransferase family protein, protein MTIDQHPPVARTRSGEALPQGSGMGGGIVAGVFAQAESMRPTLYGEKWAIVCGHPLVTEVGAEILRRGGNAVDAGVAAGFASNVVQVDMCNLGGIAPIVVRPAGSDEVSAIAGVGVWGAAADLETLRAAHDGALPLGGAPSIVPGAVSGWLTALSRFGSLALPDILAAAIALAEDGFLLDPRTASHFATMAESLAQWPSTAEVFLPGGRAPHAGDRLRQPALARTLRRLAAAAEDAAAAGATREEAIEAAHRAFYTGEVARTIVDFVSDRGGCLDTADLAAFRADVDPAPSVRFGRWQVHVPPTWSQGPIIAQALGILERRGIREIPFDTGAYAHEVVEALKLAFSERERCFGDPRATGIDTQMLLSDAHLSALAAMIGEHALPNLPTARQAGPPLPSTTAIVVVDEHGATFAASPSDTLDGAPIIPELGILCSPRGVQSRLVPGHPNMLRPGGRPCVTPAAMIALDADRDAVWAAACPGGDVIVQAIVQAMLLVDVHGRTPQAAVEAPRLFGSSFPGGFHPHPVGDSLVFVEGSFSPEVADDLERRGHRVVDWPANEFDAGSVQTVMSVATPAGDRLLTAAADPRRSAYANAR, encoded by the coding sequence ATGACGATCGATCAGCACCCCCCGGTGGCCCGCACGCGCTCGGGCGAGGCGCTGCCGCAGGGCTCGGGCATGGGCGGCGGCATCGTCGCCGGCGTCTTCGCACAGGCCGAGTCGATGCGTCCCACCCTCTACGGCGAGAAGTGGGCCATCGTGTGCGGTCACCCGCTCGTGACCGAGGTCGGCGCCGAGATCCTCCGCCGCGGCGGCAACGCGGTCGACGCGGGGGTCGCGGCGGGCTTCGCCTCGAACGTCGTGCAGGTCGACATGTGCAACCTCGGCGGCATCGCCCCGATCGTCGTGCGCCCGGCCGGGTCCGACGAGGTCTCGGCGATCGCCGGCGTCGGCGTGTGGGGCGCCGCCGCCGACCTGGAGACCCTGCGCGCCGCCCACGACGGCGCGCTGCCGCTCGGCGGCGCCCCCAGCATCGTCCCGGGCGCCGTCTCCGGCTGGCTCACGGCGCTCAGCCGCTTCGGCTCCCTGGCGCTGCCCGACATCCTCGCCGCCGCGATCGCGCTCGCCGAGGACGGGTTCCTGCTCGACCCGCGCACCGCCTCGCACTTCGCCACGATGGCCGAGAGCCTCGCGCAGTGGCCCTCGACCGCCGAGGTGTTCCTGCCCGGGGGGCGCGCGCCGCACGCGGGCGACCGGCTGCGCCAGCCGGCGCTGGCCCGCACCCTCCGCCGGCTCGCGGCCGCCGCCGAGGACGCCGCGGCCGCCGGTGCCACGCGGGAGGAGGCCATCGAGGCCGCGCACCGCGCCTTCTACACGGGCGAGGTCGCCCGCACCATCGTCGACTTCGTCTCCGACCGCGGCGGATGTCTCGACACCGCCGACCTCGCGGCCTTCCGCGCCGACGTCGACCCGGCACCGTCGGTGCGCTTCGGCCGCTGGCAGGTGCACGTTCCCCCGACCTGGTCGCAGGGCCCGATCATCGCGCAGGCGCTCGGCATCCTCGAGCGGCGCGGCATCCGTGAGATCCCGTTCGACACGGGTGCCTACGCGCACGAGGTCGTCGAGGCCCTCAAGCTCGCGTTCAGCGAGCGGGAGCGCTGCTTCGGCGATCCGCGCGCCACCGGGATCGACACCCAGATGCTCCTCTCCGACGCGCACCTGAGCGCGCTCGCGGCCATGATCGGCGAGCACGCGCTGCCGAACCTGCCCACCGCGCGGCAGGCGGGCCCCCCGCTCCCGTCGACGACCGCGATCGTCGTCGTCGACGAGCACGGCGCGACGTTCGCCGCCTCGCCCAGCGACACGCTCGACGGCGCCCCGATCATCCCCGAGCTCGGCATCCTCTGCTCCCCCCGCGGTGTGCAGAGCCGGCTCGTCCCCGGTCACCCCAACATGCTGCGCCCGGGCGGGCGCCCCTGCGTGACACCCGCGGCGATGATCGCGCTCGACGCCGACCGCGACGCGGTCTGGGCGGCGGCATGCCCCGGCGGCGACGTGATCGTGCAGGCCATCGTGCAGGCGATGCTCCTCGTCGACGTCCACGGCCGCACCCCGCAGGCCGCGGTCGAGGCGCCGCGGCTGTTCGGCTCCAGCTTCCCCGGCGGCTTCCACCCGCATCCGGTCGGCGACTCGCTCGTCTTCGTCGAGGGATCGTTTTCGCCCGAGGTGGCCGACGACCTCGAACGACGCGGCCACCGCGTCGTCGACTGGCCCGCGAACGAGTTCGACGCGGGCAGCGTGCAGACCGTCATGTCGGTCGCGACCCCCGCCGGGGACCGCCTGCTCACCGCCGCCGCCGACCCCAGGAGGAGCGCATATGCCAACGCCCGCTGA
- a CDS encoding VOC family protein, giving the protein MPTPAEPPVEHGETGAWSWHHAGLVVRRLDAAIEFYREALGYRVEFLVRDMDDQFQRTVGVPGVVCDLAQLVAPFTATRLELLEVRGVPAGTPPHLPVHVGVGHGAYQVRDLDAAVARLFACGGAPIGEIVEFSEGRAVYCWTPSGTVVELEEAWI; this is encoded by the coding sequence ATGCCAACGCCCGCTGAGCCACCCGTCGAGCACGGCGAGACCGGGGCGTGGAGCTGGCACCACGCCGGCCTCGTCGTGCGCCGCCTCGACGCCGCGATCGAGTTCTACCGAGAGGCGCTCGGCTACCGGGTCGAGTTCCTCGTGCGCGACATGGACGATCAGTTCCAGCGCACCGTCGGCGTGCCCGGCGTCGTGTGCGACCTCGCGCAGCTCGTCGCCCCCTTCACGGCGACCCGGCTCGAGCTGCTCGAGGTGCGCGGGGTCCCCGCGGGCACCCCGCCCCATCTGCCCGTGCACGTCGGCGTCGGCCACGGGGCCTATCAGGTGCGCGACCTCGACGCCGCCGTCGCCCGGCTCTTCGCCTGCGGCGGCGCGCCCATCGGCGAGATCGTCGAGTTCTCCGAGGGCCGCGCCGTGTACTGCTGGACCCCGTCCGGGACCGTCGTCGAACTGGAGGAAGCATGGATCTGA
- a CDS encoding thiamine pyrophosphate-dependent dehydrogenase E1 component subunit alpha, which translates to MDLSTGRRDDWERRYRLMSLMRRFEEACLEGVASGEIHGELHTAIGQEAIAAALAEHLLPGDALTSTHRNHLHAIAKGVPLVPLLAEIFEKETGLCGGHGGHMHVFSPEDRFSATGIVGASLPVALGHAYAARLEGRDAVAVAVIGDGAVNTGGFAEAMNMAGVLRLGLVVVIENNEWAISVPFSASSATPTLAERAPAYGAVGERVDGLDIDEVSAALGRAVGRARTGGGPAVVEAMCYRFRGHYEGDLDLYRDGAEKARRIAEKDPLRLAEQALDAAGLVTSERLAELAASADEEIRAALAAVRAAAQPDPRTARDHVFASGLVPANAVREETTA; encoded by the coding sequence ATGGATCTGAGCACCGGACGACGCGACGACTGGGAACGCCGCTACCGGCTCATGAGCCTCATGCGCCGGTTCGAGGAGGCGTGTCTGGAGGGCGTCGCGAGCGGCGAGATCCACGGCGAGCTGCACACCGCGATCGGCCAGGAGGCCATCGCCGCGGCCCTCGCCGAGCACCTGCTCCCCGGCGACGCGCTCACGAGCACCCACCGCAACCACCTGCACGCGATCGCCAAGGGCGTGCCGCTCGTGCCGCTGCTCGCCGAGATCTTCGAGAAGGAGACCGGCCTGTGCGGCGGCCACGGCGGCCACATGCACGTCTTCAGCCCCGAGGACCGCTTCTCGGCGACCGGCATCGTCGGCGCCTCCCTGCCCGTCGCGCTCGGACACGCCTACGCCGCCCGCCTCGAGGGGAGGGATGCCGTCGCCGTCGCCGTGATCGGCGACGGCGCGGTCAACACCGGCGGGTTCGCCGAGGCGATGAACATGGCCGGGGTCCTGCGGCTCGGGCTCGTCGTCGTGATCGAGAACAACGAGTGGGCCATCTCCGTGCCCTTCTCCGCCTCCAGCGCCACCCCCACCCTCGCCGAGCGCGCCCCCGCCTACGGCGCCGTGGGCGAGCGCGTCGACGGCCTCGACATCGACGAGGTCTCGGCGGCGCTCGGCCGCGCCGTCGGCCGCGCGCGCACCGGCGGCGGGCCCGCCGTCGTCGAGGCCATGTGCTACCGGTTCCGCGGGCATTACGAGGGCGACCTCGACCTCTATCGCGACGGCGCCGAGAAGGCCCGGCGCATCGCGGAGAAGGATCCGCTCCGCCTCGCCGAGCAGGCCCTCGACGCCGCCGGGCTCGTGACGTCCGAGCGCCTCGCCGAGCTCGCCGCATCCGCCGACGAGGAGATCCGCGCGGCGCTCGCCGCGGTGCGCGCCGCGGCGCAGCCGGACCCCCGGACCGCACGCGACCACGTGTTCGCCTCCGGTCTCGTCCCCGCCAACGCCGTCCGAGAGGAGACGACGGCATGA